The stretch of DNA ACTAAGCTTTCATTCATCGGAGTGCGCAGAAATATAAGGAAGATGAAAGGACACCATTGTGGTATTTATGTGCAGCCTGCTTATTCACCCGCCAATTTGTATGCCAAGCATTCAGCAAATTACGTGATGAGCAACAAGTTGTCTGGCCTCGAaaggcgaaaaacaaaaagtttcgGCCATCTAAAGCTCGTCGGGACTATGCGTCGTATGCTTAATATTTCCATCCCGctgaacaaacaaacaaactgaCAAAAGGCAaatcatgtgaaaacaaacatCGCGCACATTTATTATGATACTTATAATGTGTAATTGAACTATaaatatgtactttaattacaGGTAAGTTTAAGGTAGGAGTGAATAATTTATGACTGtcgatttttcttttggttatGAAATGTCGAAGCGAGAAATCcgcgtttttgttttgtactGCGGGGTAATGTAAAAGTTCCAGGAGACCTAGAACTCCATGCGTCGCTGCTTGTTCTTAAAACTAATTGCCAGGAAAACGGCCAAGGCGAAGCAGATTAACTGGAAGAAAATCAAGGAATTCGTAAGTAAGTTTAAGAATAAATTAAGCAAACAGGGAACTCACCTCAAAGGCCACCAGAACCCAGGAGACAATGATGAAGCGCAGCTTGTCGCTCTCATAGAAGCTCTGCAGCTTTTCGATGCACCCCTCCAGATATAGATGGTCGGGATCCGGCTTAAGATCGGCGTAGCAACTGGGCGGGATTACCTGGTTCAGATGGATGTAGTCCTGGGCGCTGCTCTTGCCGCAGCACTCGTGCTTCTGCTGCAGTCCATCCATGTTGTTCGCCTGCCAGGCCAGCTCCACCACCTCCTGGCCGCTTTTCGCTTCATACTGATGCAGGAACATGCAGGTGCTCACGATCTGCGGAATGGCCAGGATCAGCAGGAACACGGCACTCTAGGGAAGACAAATATAATCATTATTAAATTCGGAGAAAGTTCCTGGTATATATGGCCTTACCGTTGCTGTCAGTGCCACCGATTCCCGAATGGCCGCAAAGATGCCCAGCAAAGCGAATACCAGGATGACCGAGCACGTTATGTAGGCAGCTATGACGAATTCTTCGGTCTCCGTGTCCGCATTAAAAGCAATCCATCCTATGGCCCCAACAGCTAGCAACTGAAATTAATTACAGTGAAACTTATGATAGATCGAATGTATTTTATAGCACTTTGAAATATGGTGACAGCGTGGTTCAGAAAGATTAAGACTTGGGTGTTCTAAGGTAGTTATATCTATAAATCTAATCCAATAACTATATCTTCGAACCATCATTACCataattattttctatatcctaaatatcctaaaaaatatgtatcctaattatatctaaaaatatcctatctattttaaaattatgattacTTTCTTTTAGGTTTTTGAAATCTATAACAAATTTGTTGCTAGACAAGATCGACTGTACAATATGATACGATTGCAGTTGCAATTACAAGGGCAATTGCCATTCATT from Drosophila takahashii strain IR98-3 E-12201 chromosome 2R, DtakHiC1v2, whole genome shotgun sequence encodes:
- the lbm gene encoding protein late bloomer, coding for MGCATTSVKITSIVLNAILGLLAVGAIGWIAFNADTETEEFVIAAYITCSVILVFALLGIFAAIRESVALTATSAVFLLILAIPQIVSTCMFLHQYEAKSGQEVVELAWQANNMDGLQQKHECCGKSSAQDYIHLNQVIPPSCYADLKPDPDHLYLEGCIEKLQSFYESDKLRFIIVSWVLVAFELICFALAVFLAISFKNKQRRMEF